Proteins encoded together in one Candidatus Xianfuyuplasma coldseepsis window:
- a CDS encoding DEAD/DEAH box helicase has translation MLLQKGGIIIQYNNQKIEQALTEMGFDEFTPIQTQTIPLIQEGHDVIGHSQTGTGKTAAFAIPMLEQLDFESDKIQAIILCPTRELAVQVKGEIDRIGTYFPHLKTLAVYGGESIHKQIQGLKHKPQIIVGTPGRTIDHINRKLIRLGHVKYFVLDEADEMLKMGFIEDIETILEATNKDKQMVMFSATMAKPIIRITKRYMNNPKLISVITDEETNKDITQYYYQVQDKNKVEAIGRLLHVYNPKLTLIFCNTKRKVDTVTRELTKKGYNVDKIHGDLQQTARLHVLDKFHTGVLDLLVATDVAARGLDIKNVEAVINYDVPEKAEFYVHRIGRTGRIGNKGYSFTLVSRKDLGNLEEIFTFTKSTIKKRNIPTPEKVISVRQQKQAEEVHDIITNINTNPHFDLASQLLNENDATDVVQALLHKLSKNDSSNKVNGDINESFQKGHKNKSSDKGQMTRYHLNVGKVQGVTPKSLSQLIMKKTKLHNSQIDQIYVTRTSAFFSTKSSKMNQVMKNLSNITVGGKRTSIRLAKEQQ, from the coding sequence TTGCTTCTTCAAAAAGGAGGAATTATTATCCAATACAATAATCAGAAAATAGAACAAGCATTAACCGAAATGGGATTTGACGAGTTTACTCCCATTCAAACACAAACAATCCCACTTATTCAAGAAGGTCATGACGTGATTGGCCATTCTCAAACAGGAACAGGAAAAACCGCAGCATTTGCGATTCCAATGTTGGAACAACTGGATTTTGAATCGGACAAGATTCAAGCAATTATCCTTTGTCCAACCCGTGAACTTGCCGTCCAAGTAAAAGGTGAAATCGATCGCATCGGAACCTATTTCCCTCATCTCAAGACCCTTGCCGTATACGGCGGAGAGTCGATTCATAAACAAATTCAAGGATTAAAACATAAACCACAAATCATCGTTGGCACACCAGGTCGCACAATTGATCATATCAACCGGAAATTAATCCGCCTGGGACATGTCAAATACTTTGTTTTAGACGAAGCTGATGAAATGTTAAAAATGGGATTCATCGAAGACATCGAAACCATCTTAGAAGCAACCAACAAAGACAAACAGATGGTCATGTTTTCCGCTACCATGGCCAAACCAATCATTCGTATTACGAAACGCTATATGAACAACCCCAAACTCATCAGTGTCATCACGGATGAAGAAACAAACAAAGATATTACACAGTATTACTATCAAGTACAGGACAAAAACAAAGTCGAAGCCATCGGTCGCTTATTACACGTATACAATCCCAAACTTACCTTAATCTTTTGTAATACCAAACGCAAAGTCGATACGGTAACTCGGGAACTCACCAAAAAAGGATACAACGTCGACAAAATCCATGGCGACCTCCAACAAACGGCACGCCTACATGTCCTTGATAAATTCCATACCGGTGTATTAGATTTACTTGTCGCAACCGATGTTGCAGCAAGGGGATTAGATATCAAGAACGTTGAAGCTGTTATCAACTACGATGTTCCTGAAAAAGCGGAGTTTTACGTTCATCGAATCGGTCGTACGGGCCGCATTGGCAATAAAGGATACTCCTTTACCCTCGTATCCCGCAAGGATCTTGGAAACCTAGAGGAAATCTTTACCTTTACCAAATCAACAATCAAGAAACGAAACATCCCCACACCGGAAAAAGTCATCTCGGTTCGCCAACAAAAACAAGCCGAAGAAGTGCATGACATCATCACCAATATCAATACCAATCCGCATTTTGATCTAGCTAGCCAATTGCTGAATGAAAATGATGCCACCGATGTTGTCCAAGCACTGTTACATAAACTAAGTAAGAACGATTCATCCAATAAGGTTAATGGCGACATTAACGAATCATTTCAAAAAGGACATAAGAATAAATCATCGGATAAAGGACAAATGACACGATATCATTTGAATGTTGGGAAAGTTCAAGGGGTAACCCCAAAATCACTATCACAACTCATCATGAAGAAAACCAAACTACACAATTCCCAAATCGATCAAATTTACGTCACAAGAACATCCGCGTTCTTTTCGACAAAATCGTCAAAGATGAATCAAGTCATGAAAAATCTATCCAACATAACCGTTGGCGGGAAACGTACCTCAATCCGCCTTGCAAAAGAACAACAATAA
- a CDS encoding dockerin type I repeat-containing protein, which translates to MKKLQVFISVFTLLMIAIFSTAPVHAETSTITVHSSRDMIIAPEMTFGMDILVSEATDLIGFQTMLVYDDTMFTFDNIVGSTALGGAVTINSTTSGELLINYVDINTKLNGEVVLFTLYFTANQGITSGDYGVISESVSYYHEFITLDSENNLAVIDDVLFDFPGVRVGQYGDVDFNEMVTISDVALIQLHMEGLITLSETKQALADINHDDVLDLTDAAQIQLYIAGLITTLEPQ; encoded by the coding sequence ATGAAAAAACTACAAGTGTTCATTAGTGTTTTTACACTATTGATGATAGCCATATTTTCAACAGCCCCTGTACATGCTGAGACATCAACGATTACGGTTCACAGTTCACGAGACATGATCATTGCTCCAGAAATGACCTTTGGTATGGATATTTTGGTATCGGAAGCAACAGATCTCATCGGGTTTCAAACGATGCTTGTGTATGATGACACGATGTTTACCTTCGATAATATTGTTGGTTCTACCGCACTAGGTGGTGCGGTAACCATCAATTCCACAACGAGTGGTGAACTCCTCATTAACTACGTCGATATCAATACGAAACTAAACGGTGAGGTCGTACTATTTACGTTATACTTCACAGCAAATCAAGGAATAACCAGTGGGGATTATGGTGTTATTAGTGAAAGTGTATCGTATTATCATGAGTTCATTACCCTCGATTCAGAGAATAATCTAGCAGTGATTGACGACGTACTTTTTGATTTTCCAGGAGTTCGGGTTGGACAATATGGTGATGTTGATTTCAATGAGATGGTTACCATCTCCGATGTCGCGTTAATCCAACTTCATATGGAAGGGTTAATCACCTTGTCAGAAACCAAACAAGCCTTGGCTGATATCAATCATGATGATGTATTGGATTTAACTGATGCCGCTCAGATTCAACTCTATATTGCTGGGCTAATTACTACTCTAGAACCACAATAA
- a CDS encoding MoaD/ThiS family protein — protein sequence MIDVCFYNLLRSKYRITELQVQAGTIHEIINEIIKQHPEIQKDDFKMAIVFYHGKPIHSSGFHTEIPDNERIIFTHFVGGG from the coding sequence ATGATTGATGTATGCTTCTATAATCTACTGCGATCGAAGTATCGAATTACCGAACTACAAGTACAAGCAGGAACCATTCACGAGATTATTAATGAGATTATTAAACAACATCCAGAAATTCAAAAAGACGATTTCAAGATGGCCATTGTATTCTATCATGGTAAGCCGATTCATTCTTCTGGATTTCATACCGAAATACCCGATAACGAACGAATTATCTTTACCCATTTTGTTGGTGGTGGATAA
- a CDS encoding HesA/MoeB/ThiF family protein — protein MIDKPFIKNLGILSESQQQSIHKQNIIVVGCGGIGGYVATQLVRLGVSKIILVDFDTFDRTNLNRQLYATKHTIGQLKVDVLANELHNIHPAVTITTYNQSIEDVSPQQLQGATYLVDGVDTPQTKVYLNQLATTLDIPLVHGACAGWYAQVGIIEPGCMLLQEVYQTQTSGIEQTLQNAAFVPALTASYMVSEWLKHLINDTSKTTNQLLLIDCKNNTIDYSGRRDFDD, from the coding sequence ATGATTGATAAACCCTTTATCAAAAATCTTGGAATATTAAGCGAATCCCAACAACAATCGATTCACAAACAGAATATCATCGTTGTTGGTTGTGGTGGAATTGGTGGCTATGTCGCTACTCAACTCGTTCGTCTGGGCGTATCGAAAATAATTCTTGTTGATTTTGATACCTTTGATAGAACCAATTTAAACCGGCAACTATATGCAACAAAACATACCATCGGACAGTTAAAAGTGGATGTTCTTGCCAACGAGTTACACAACATTCATCCCGCGGTAACAATCACAACGTACAATCAATCTATTGAGGATGTATCACCACAACAATTACAAGGTGCAACCTACCTTGTTGACGGTGTTGACACACCACAAACAAAAGTGTATCTCAATCAACTTGCCACAACATTAGACATCCCACTCGTTCATGGAGCGTGTGCTGGGTGGTATGCACAAGTTGGAATCATCGAGCCAGGGTGCATGCTTCTACAAGAAGTCTATCAAACCCAAACAAGTGGTATCGAACAAACACTACAAAACGCGGCATTTGTACCCGCTTTAACCGCTTCTTATATGGTTTCTGAATGGCTAAAACATCTCATCAACGATACCTCAAAGACCACGAATCAACTGCTTCTCATTGATTGTAAAAATAATACGATTGATTATTCAGGAAGACGTGATTTTGATGATTGA
- a CDS encoding alpha/beta hydrolase family protein yields the protein MSVFDGILIVVSMGLIGLLFIKKQPSLFFLSIVGSVVALLIVLQGFIESVKWQVYPFYGGVLLVGFILYIQTRYGLKRWVRGTLLTLSVVLFLLSSVALYVFPVYDLPEPTGIYDIGTTSYTVNDHSREELYNGDVDTRTIKIQLWYPAETTDGYEQVPWLEDGRVVARALAVDTGLPAFVLDHTTSILSHSYKDAAINTSETSYPVIIISHGWRGFRNLHNDFAEELASHGYIVVSIDHTYGTVATVFDGTVAPLNLEALPLRNTTPDFLEYANTLVNTYGDDVITTLNYLEDLQDGTIDSMFTGVLDVDSIGVVGHSTGGGGDVAAALKDDRIDAVFGLDAWVESIDETLLEQGLDIPSVFVRSGAWEESYNNEQLYTLIDNSPSSILYQVDGTTHYDFSMVYMYSPLTGVIGFTGDVDGRYLNTILETMMVDFFDETLQNDTMNPLDISPWDEVREILIPE from the coding sequence ATGAGTGTATTTGATGGTATATTGATTGTCGTATCAATGGGTCTTATTGGCCTCTTATTTATAAAAAAACAACCATCGTTGTTCTTCTTAAGTATTGTCGGAAGTGTGGTTGCACTTTTGATTGTGCTACAGGGATTCATCGAGAGTGTCAAGTGGCAAGTATATCCGTTTTATGGTGGAGTTCTACTTGTGGGGTTCATACTGTACATTCAAACACGGTATGGATTAAAACGGTGGGTAAGAGGAACTCTTCTGACGTTGTCAGTGGTCTTATTTCTTCTATCGAGTGTTGCCCTGTATGTCTTTCCGGTATATGACTTGCCGGAACCTACAGGAATCTATGATATCGGAACCACCTCATATACCGTCAACGATCACAGCCGTGAAGAACTGTATAATGGGGACGTTGATACAAGAACAATAAAAATCCAACTGTGGTATCCTGCGGAAACCACGGATGGCTATGAGCAAGTTCCGTGGTTGGAGGATGGACGCGTGGTTGCCCGTGCTCTTGCAGTAGATACGGGATTACCGGCATTTGTCCTTGATCATACGACGAGTATCTTATCGCATTCGTATAAGGATGCCGCAATCAATACCAGTGAAACCAGTTATCCGGTAATTATTATTTCCCATGGATGGCGGGGATTCCGTAATCTTCATAACGACTTTGCGGAAGAACTGGCAAGTCATGGATACATTGTCGTCAGTATTGATCATACCTATGGAACAGTTGCGACCGTCTTTGATGGGACCGTTGCTCCCCTTAATTTAGAAGCCTTACCGCTGCGTAATACAACACCCGACTTTTTAGAGTATGCGAATACGCTAGTGAATACCTATGGCGATGATGTGATTACGACACTCAATTACTTGGAAGATTTACAAGACGGTACAATAGATTCGATGTTTACTGGGGTTCTTGATGTAGATAGCATTGGTGTTGTTGGGCATTCCACCGGTGGTGGTGGCGATGTCGCAGCCGCGCTTAAGGATGATCGCATTGATGCGGTCTTTGGATTAGACGCTTGGGTCGAATCGATTGATGAAACGTTATTGGAACAAGGTTTGGATATTCCTTCTGTGTTTGTCCGTAGTGGGGCATGGGAAGAGAGTTATAACAATGAACAACTCTATACATTGATTGACAATAGTCCATCCTCAATCCTCTACCAAGTAGATGGCACAACCCATTATGATTTCTCAATGGTATACATGTATTCCCCTTTGACTGGAGTGATTGGTTTTACCGGCGATGTGGATGGACGATATTTAAATACAATTCTAGAAACAATGATGGTGGATTTCTTTGATGAAACACTACAAAATGATACAATGAATCCCCTCGATATTAGTCCGTGGGATGAAGTACGCGAGATTCTTATACCAGAATAA
- a CDS encoding InlB B-repeat-containing protein: MMKIFSMLGIVLLVFLFVGCSTPEVEPIEFTVTFETDGGTDIGPISVTDGRSVAEPTVPQKEGYTFEGWFTDSTLNSSYDFSNAVVGDLTLHAKWVANVVYHVVTFVNVDETVIDTQTLEQGTEIVFPDNPVQSGCTFDGWILDEETITSLTLVEDTTLQAKYTCSEALKVGMDLRYPPFETVTLNQVPEGISVDIAYAFGEYIGRQIEIVNMDFGSLIAAVNSGDIDIIIASMSITESREELVDFSDPYFYFKLISLVNKDFATTNGITSSSTIEDIVAIEDVNFVGIASQVSVTIPESYGKNVTETTDLSTAIESVVQGTADVLIMSANPIVNGHNANPDDTIIVWDAFLSAAIGMAVQEGNTILLNQANNFIATFSDIGGLYDQLSEKWDDAILDELGEYGLEFYINE, encoded by the coding sequence ATGATGAAAATTTTTAGCATGTTAGGAATTGTTTTACTAGTTTTTTTATTCGTAGGGTGTTCTACTCCAGAGGTTGAACCTATAGAATTTACAGTTACCTTCGAAACGGATGGAGGTACAGACATTGGTCCTATTTCTGTCACAGATGGACGGTCTGTAGCTGAACCAACTGTACCACAGAAAGAGGGGTACACATTTGAAGGGTGGTTTACGGATTCCACATTAAACAGCTCTTATGATTTCTCCAATGCTGTGGTAGGAGATCTTACACTTCACGCAAAATGGGTAGCGAATGTTGTTTACCATGTGGTTACGTTTGTAAATGTTGACGAGACTGTCATTGACACACAAACACTGGAACAAGGAACTGAGATTGTATTTCCCGATAATCCTGTTCAGTCTGGTTGTACATTCGATGGATGGATTCTTGACGAGGAAACGATCACAAGTTTAACTCTTGTAGAAGACACAACACTACAAGCTAAATATACTTGTTCAGAAGCCTTAAAGGTGGGAATGGATCTCCGGTATCCACCATTTGAAACCGTTACTTTAAATCAAGTTCCTGAAGGTATTAGTGTAGATATAGCATACGCGTTTGGTGAATATATCGGTCGTCAAATTGAGATTGTCAATATGGACTTTGGTAGTTTAATTGCTGCTGTTAATTCTGGAGATATTGATATCATAATTGCCTCAATGAGCATTACGGAATCACGTGAAGAACTTGTTGATTTTAGTGATCCGTACTTCTACTTCAAGCTAATCTCTCTTGTGAATAAGGACTTTGCTACTACGAACGGGATTACATCCTCTTCAACCATAGAAGATATAGTAGCAATTGAAGATGTTAACTTTGTCGGAATCGCTTCGCAAGTATCCGTAACAATCCCAGAGTCGTACGGAAAAAATGTAACGGAAACAACAGATTTATCTACCGCGATTGAGTCTGTAGTACAAGGGACAGCGGATGTCTTAATTATGAGCGCAAATCCAATCGTTAATGGACACAATGCGAATCCTGATGACACCATTATTGTATGGGATGCATTCTTATCAGCTGCAATTGGTATGGCAGTTCAAGAAGGCAATACAATCTTGTTAAATCAAGCCAACAACTTCATTGCAACATTCTCTGATATAGGTGGTTTGTACGATCAGTTATCTGAGAAGTGGGATGATGCTATTCTTGATGAATTGGGTGAATATGGATTAGAGTTTTATATAAATGAATAA
- a CDS encoding ABC transporter substrate-binding protein — MLKKSVAVVMLLVVGFVSFVTLRDIAAEGNGLMITSTELEYITPDSDFSIDIVADNAVDLVGFQTKLLYDTSKFTLVSVEDSSSLGNPMTINDTIPGELVLNYVDVLQPLNGSQVLFTVTFHASSTILYEDVDVVTEDPAYMHQFITIDELYNVIPVDVVTFNFDQVKRGYIGDANLDGTVNITDAAIMQLYIAELTSLETWEAYFADVNQDGFVSVIDVAKVQLYVAGIISTLEPDGQVNITYNYANGVYDLTQIDTEDKAILFAAAERYLLDTMSGGVPLYTSASRVMFSDRTALFSPEYNGVLQFGEEYSSLTADDSTVYMYDAVYGNPGEYTWRDHFSYYPTEYNPYIVDDSASMDIIELFTGKLYKFYFGNDVSNFEINPDLAANNPVAVDPQIINGKVYATTWDIPLRTDLVWNYYPTFDTSLLPAGHDVLDANDYIWTWQTALDNQWFRATAGGGDFITNGIKNAQEYIDGTKTWTDVGLKAIDNNTIRLEFDFEKSMFDIKYMTTNQGWSPINQELYEYLGENTYGSSLENVAYSGPYTVDERTQGQFLFFAKNPLYAHEELYHFTGIQYRYIEADDQVFEEFLAGRLDTARVPSTRVNDFVNDPRISVVPGTTTWRLMINAFGTEENRDAYIAQYPNTGINNEFIPEPLLQYVDMRKALYYGIDRYQLAVTDALTYLPAYALFTDYYFIDAEGGISVRGSVAGQAILDDFGMGTYGYDAMMAYDYFIAAVNQGISDGYYTPGTPEAYTQIVLELRYASSGNTTAQAAATSLKQQYESLFVDDTNYIQVIIDVHDTEFPSNYYDYMMVANSDLGIGGISGSLIDAPGFLEVYQDDNVSGFTLNWGMDTHTPNIEVSYHNVDGTLVHEIWSFNALSQALQRRVYVRDGIIQYVFDSTTELIDAYMDMEGMVVATRSDGTNIAQYVLGDTLANLQVANGLDGLYAEIIVSDNGETFLMVVQELNGEYRVYDAGIYPLFTDAESAIQAHSGYPLGSVDGLLADDAAIAGNAYLSSMGYSTLAEIAVNTGAPIDQMEVYAVTWAGNYTGSDAYVVLHIDGYYLGWKWL, encoded by the coding sequence ATGCTTAAGAAAAGTGTAGCTGTTGTAATGCTTCTAGTGGTTGGCTTTGTATCATTTGTAACATTGCGTGATATAGCCGCCGAAGGAAACGGGTTAATGATTACAAGTACTGAACTTGAATACATAACGCCGGATTCTGATTTTAGTATTGATATTGTTGCGGATAACGCCGTGGATTTGGTTGGGTTTCAAACCAAACTACTCTACGATACATCTAAGTTTACACTGGTTTCCGTTGAGGATTCATCAAGTTTAGGGAATCCGATGACAATCAACGATACGATTCCTGGAGAACTGGTTTTAAACTATGTGGATGTGCTACAACCACTGAATGGATCTCAAGTTCTCTTCACAGTAACCTTCCACGCAAGCAGTACAATTCTATACGAAGATGTGGATGTCGTCACGGAAGATCCAGCGTATATGCATCAATTTATAACGATTGATGAACTCTATAATGTTATTCCTGTGGATGTTGTCACATTTAATTTTGATCAAGTGAAACGTGGGTATATTGGGGATGCTAATTTAGATGGTACGGTAAATATTACCGATGCGGCAATTATGCAATTGTACATTGCTGAGTTGACGAGTTTGGAAACCTGGGAAGCATACTTTGCCGATGTCAATCAAGATGGTTTTGTGTCGGTTATTGATGTTGCAAAAGTGCAGCTTTATGTTGCGGGTATTATTTCGACGTTAGAACCGGATGGTCAGGTAAACATTACTTATAACTACGCCAATGGCGTCTATGACTTAACACAAATAGATACCGAAGACAAGGCTATTCTATTCGCCGCGGCAGAACGGTATCTGCTTGATACAATGTCCGGTGGTGTCCCACTATATACATCGGCCTCACGGGTTATGTTTTCGGATCGGACTGCGTTATTTTCTCCTGAATACAATGGTGTCTTACAGTTTGGTGAGGAATACTCTTCATTAACTGCAGATGATTCAACCGTCTATATGTATGATGCGGTATATGGTAATCCTGGAGAGTACACATGGCGCGATCATTTTTCGTATTATCCTACGGAATATAATCCATACATTGTTGACGATTCAGCTTCTATGGATATTATTGAATTGTTTACAGGTAAGCTCTACAAATTCTATTTTGGGAATGACGTATCAAACTTTGAGATCAATCCCGATTTAGCCGCCAATAATCCGGTAGCTGTTGATCCCCAAATTATCAATGGAAAAGTCTATGCAACCACATGGGATATTCCGCTTCGTACGGACTTAGTCTGGAACTACTATCCAACGTTTGATACGAGTTTATTACCTGCAGGGCATGATGTTCTTGATGCCAATGATTACATCTGGACATGGCAAACAGCACTCGATAATCAATGGTTCCGTGCGACTGCTGGTGGTGGAGATTTTATTACGAACGGTATTAAGAATGCTCAAGAATATATTGATGGTACCAAAACATGGACTGATGTTGGTTTAAAAGCCATTGATAACAATACCATTCGTTTAGAATTCGACTTCGAAAAATCTATGTTTGATATCAAGTATATGACAACAAACCAAGGATGGAGTCCTATCAATCAAGAGTTGTATGAATACTTGGGAGAAAATACATATGGTTCATCACTTGAAAATGTTGCATATAGTGGTCCATATACCGTAGATGAACGGACTCAAGGACAATTCTTATTCTTTGCAAAGAACCCATTATATGCCCATGAAGAGTTGTATCATTTCACTGGTATTCAATATCGCTATATTGAAGCGGATGATCAAGTATTTGAAGAGTTCTTAGCAGGTCGATTGGATACCGCTCGCGTGCCAAGTACTCGAGTAAATGATTTTGTGAATGATCCTCGTATATCAGTGGTTCCAGGTACAACCACATGGCGGTTGATGATCAACGCCTTTGGTACCGAAGAAAATCGGGATGCCTACATTGCTCAGTATCCAAATACGGGAATTAATAATGAATTCATACCGGAACCATTATTACAATATGTTGATATGCGGAAGGCACTGTATTATGGTATTGATCGTTATCAGTTGGCAGTGACAGATGCCCTGACGTACTTACCAGCCTATGCCTTGTTTACAGACTATTACTTCATTGATGCCGAAGGTGGAATTTCCGTACGGGGATCCGTTGCTGGACAAGCAATCTTGGATGACTTTGGAATGGGAACTTATGGATATGATGCAATGATGGCATATGATTACTTTATTGCTGCGGTAAATCAAGGGATTTCTGATGGCTACTATACTCCTGGTACTCCAGAAGCATACACCCAAATTGTATTAGAACTACGATATGCATCCAGTGGTAATACCACTGCTCAAGCTGCGGCAACAAGCTTAAAACAGCAGTATGAAAGTTTGTTCGTTGATGATACCAATTACATTCAAGTAATCATTGATGTTCATGATACCGAATTCCCAAGTAACTACTATGATTACATGATGGTTGCCAATAGTGATTTAGGTATTGGTGGAATTAGTGGTTCCTTAATAGATGCTCCTGGTTTCTTGGAAGTATATCAAGATGATAATGTCTCTGGATTTACCTTAAACTGGGGTATGGATACCCACACACCAAACATTGAAGTATCCTATCACAATGTTGATGGAACCTTGGTTCATGAAATTTGGTCGTTCAACGCATTGTCTCAAGCATTACAGCGTCGTGTCTACGTTCGTGATGGTATTATCCAATATGTATTTGATAGTACGACAGAACTAATTGACGCGTACATGGATATGGAAGGTATGGTTGTCGCTACAAGAAGTGATGGAACCAACATTGCTCAATATGTCTTAGGCGATACCCTAGCAAATCTCCAAGTAGCAAACGGTTTGGATGGATTATATGCCGAGATTATTGTCTCTGATAATGGTGAAACTTTCTTAATGGTTGTTCAAGAATTAAATGGTGAATATAGAGTATATGATGCCGGTATTTATCCACTCTTCACCGATGCAGAATCAGCAATACAAGCACACTCTGGATACCCATTAGGAAGTGTTGATGGACTATTAGCTGATGATGCCGCCATTGCTGGAAATGCATACCTAAGTAGTATGGGATATAGCACATTAGCTGAAATCGCTGTAAACACTGGTGCTCCAATTGATCAAATGGAAGTATATGCTGTAACATGGGCTGGTAACTATACTGGGTCCGATGCATATGTTGTTCTTCATATTGATGGATACTATCTAGGATGGAAGTGGTTATAA
- a CDS encoding lysophospholipid acyltransferase family protein, whose protein sequence is MLTTYILLVYFATIGGTIYLFDYRVDQVVDNPFVIIISFVIAFVVALIAAIIWLEVTYLLIAKRYPTTSKVKHFFGKAIVQVPLHLFRVKATVIGKENLPKDPGFLIYANHTSELDISALMCTLPEYPVAFLAKQEVRSYLSIGRWAESIGCVMLNRESARQGSEAVSKVVERVQHGSTMVIFPEGGVNREIGVLRKFRSGAFKVALESKVPIVPITIVKEPRYYKKKWPMKKHLDLVIHPPIPYEQYKELSSRQVGLLVREVIENTL, encoded by the coding sequence ATGTTGACAACATACATTCTTCTTGTCTACTTTGCGACAATCGGTGGCACGATTTATCTGTTTGATTATCGTGTTGATCAAGTAGTTGATAATCCGTTTGTGATTATCATCAGTTTTGTGATTGCTTTTGTTGTGGCATTAATTGCTGCGATTATTTGGCTGGAAGTGACGTATTTGTTGATTGCCAAACGCTACCCCACAACATCAAAAGTGAAACATTTCTTTGGAAAAGCGATTGTCCAAGTTCCCCTCCATTTATTCCGTGTGAAAGCAACCGTTATTGGTAAAGAGAATCTACCGAAAGATCCTGGCTTCTTAATCTATGCGAATCATACATCAGAACTAGATATTTCGGCGTTAATGTGCACCTTGCCTGAATATCCTGTCGCGTTCCTCGCGAAACAAGAAGTCCGGTCCTATTTATCCATTGGTCGGTGGGCGGAGTCGATCGGTTGTGTCATGTTGAATCGGGAAAGTGCACGACAAGGTAGTGAGGCTGTTTCAAAAGTTGTCGAACGCGTCCAACATGGATCGACGATGGTGATATTTCCCGAAGGTGGTGTCAATCGTGAGATTGGTGTTTTGAGGAAGTTTCGTAGTGGCGCATTCAAAGTCGCTCTAGAAAGTAAAGTGCCGATTGTTCCTATAACGATTGTAAAAGAACCAAGATACTACAAGAAAAAATGGCCGATGAAGAAACATTTAGATCTTGTGATTCATCCACCGATTCCATATGAACAATATAAAGAGTTATCCTCACGACAAGTAGGATTGCTTGTTCGTGAAGTAATCGAAAACACACTATAA
- a CDS encoding InlB B-repeat-containing protein, producing the protein MFKRISLLSITMLLVLFLSSCFLLNPEGGEEEDTTLIVYFDTLGGNVVQPMEISKTDISLTLPTPVKEGYTFLGWSLTEDDDSLFNLNFTTISSSSITLYAVWEGESHTITIHPENGEASYDVMFQTGDSIVEIPLPTYTDHLFIDWYTDEALTVPLELAVMPNYDFDIYARWASDIHYTEDNVIWANIASMDTETLVVDIIIDGAVRFVGYEMEIGYDHTKLDLTSYTNGLENVVNDAVDGILTFNYVDAINPIEDTTVIITLTFDILNNDAIDLTISVDEFIDVTEQYTIVDTDYDIIPFTTE; encoded by the coding sequence ATGTTTAAGCGAATCAGTCTATTATCAATAACGATGCTTTTGGTATTGTTTCTTTCCTCCTGTTTCTTGTTAAACCCTGAGGGTGGCGAGGAAGAAGATACCACATTAATCGTCTACTTTGATACCCTTGGTGGGAACGTAGTCCAACCGATGGAAATCTCAAAAACCGATATTTCACTAACGTTGCCTACTCCTGTCAAAGAAGGATATACCTTCCTTGGATGGTCCTTAACCGAGGATGATGACTCGTTGTTTAATCTTAATTTCACAACGATATCATCGTCAAGTATTACCCTCTATGCTGTATGGGAAGGGGAATCGCATACGATTACGATTCATCCCGAAAACGGCGAAGCCTCGTATGATGTAATGTTTCAAACAGGCGACAGCATTGTTGAAATTCCACTTCCAACATACACAGACCATCTCTTTATCGATTGGTATACTGATGAAGCACTTACTGTACCACTTGAATTAGCGGTGATGCCCAATTATGATTTTGATATCTATGCCCGGTGGGCTTCGGATATTCATTATACTGAAGACAATGTCATTTGGGCAAACATTGCCTCGATGGATACGGAGACGTTAGTCGTTGATATTATCATTGATGGTGCCGTACGATTTGTTGGATATGAAATGGAAATCGGTTATGATCACACAAAACTTGACCTAACGAGTTACACCAATGGTTTAGAGAATGTTGTCAATGATGCGGTAGATGGGATTCTGACATTTAATTATGTCGATGCAATTAACCCCATCGAAGACACAACGGTTATTATTACACTAACGTTTGATATTCTAAATAACGATGCGATCGATCTCACAATTTCGGTTGATGAGTTCATCGATGTGACAGAACAGTATACCATTGTGGATACGGATTATGATATCATTCCGTTTACAACTGAATAA